The proteins below are encoded in one region of Hordeum vulgare subsp. vulgare chromosome 3H, MorexV3_pseudomolecules_assembly, whole genome shotgun sequence:
- the LOC123445298 gene encoding uncharacterized protein LOC123445298, translated as MDLCDGGDLGLGDRRDLESARARGERGDRRDLDGARARGERGDRRDLDSARARGDLCDGDGRDLDDPRARGNLFDGRDLDGARARGNLGDCRDLDSARSRGDLGDGRGSVDRIRSSLQHWNSTIRGDHGQPSGKTARHDLQGLVNKDINRVWNHGSKFEGGFHCQYCNLRKRGGGATRFKEHLGHVVGEVRECPNVPRNVKDLMKNAVYETRNKKRKKATDKLRLEREIMDGLYHREGVINIDDDDDAELQMAIRESLSDKNVSRAVERRRGSGSGVRVSVGKSSIATFFNKELSSNKVSMQPKITTSFDLESRDVLGQSWANFFHANDIAGLKADCPYFRAAMKITQKLGPIPLPTAKEIDGIYLDKNYDEAVEWLKIFKQDWKNFGVTVMCHSWTGPTGMSVINFMVYCNEKMFFHKSIDASGQTQNSEFIYRQIKKVVVDEIGHENVVQIITDNGSNYKKICKTLVEQPEYNHIVWQPCAAHTINLMLKDIAKFPEVDVIVKSAKQICRFFHNHNNLHDSMKKNVGGELIKPNATRFGTVFLFLESYHEKKDQFRKWMVSDDWKKSIWRKDADYVFSEALLSSNMWWAALEWVLNLLEPLYKALRYADTQKQCTLSGFKKSMMTAVQTLESRLGGGSEMLRRVMSKVSHRIEAMEKDTLMVAAAVLDPNTHYVVNLSNIPEFASALTVAIEKIADPDSAALAIYEISAFRERRGRFGQRVAHISAEKMSPTEWWFQFGGDVPNLQKYALRIVSQCVSSSGCERNWSAWALVHTKQRNRLLYGKLHKFVSVRHNLKIRAEEDKDRVRENDKYKEVDPCAMMMNTTMFDEANPMMEWLNEDEEHVILDGSDAASAVFEEIRRLNSSKKSSHLGRKGNGTKRKRVLEEDEDDYIDCDDDEEEDEYIDIDDEDECGDDSASEADGEDSTTRVEKDQPSQDGNEVEERNDGGLLNCRRSRRGKQSTKLKDLTSLYN; from the exons atGGACCTGTGCGACGGCGGCGACCTGGGCTTGGGCGACCGGCGCGACCTCGAGAGCGCCCGTGCGCGCGGTGAGCGGGGCGACAGGCGCGACCTCGACGGCGCCCGTGCACGCGGTGAGCGGGGCGACAGGCGCGACCTTGACAGCGCCCGTGCGCGCGGCGACCTGTGCGACGGCGACGGCCGCGACCTCGACGACCCCCGTGCGCGCGGCAACCTGTTCGACGGACGCGACCTGGACGGCGCACGTGCGCGAGGCAACCTGGGCGACTGCCGCGACCTCGACAGTGCACGTTCGCGCGGTGACCTTGGCGACGGCCGCGGCTCTGTGGACCGCATCAGGTCGAGTCTGCAGCACTGGAACAGCACCATCCGCGGCGACCACGGGCAGCCGAGTGGCAAGACAGCACGCCATGATTTGCAAG GACTTGTGAACAAAGACATAAATCGTGTGTGGAACCATGGTTCTAAATTTGAGGGAGGATTTCATTGTCAGTATTGCAACCtaaggaagagaggaggaggtgcAACTCGCTTTAAAGAGCATCTTGGCCATGTAGTAGGTGAAGTGAGAGAGTGCCCAAATGTTCCAAGAAATGTGAAAGATTTAATGAAGAATGCCGTGTATGAGACAAGGAACAAAAAGAGGAAGAAGGCAACTGATAAGCTTAGATTGGAGCGTGAGATAATGGATGGGTTGTATCATAGGGAAGGGGTGATAAacattgacgatgatgatgatgctgaactTCAGATGGCAATTCGGGAGTCACTTAGCGACAAGAATGTCTCTCGTGCAGTTGAGAGGAGGCGTGGGAGTGGTAGTGGTGTCCGCGTCTCTGTTGGGAAAAGTAGCATCGCAACCTTCTTCAACAAGGAGTTATCGAGCAACAAAGTATCAATGCAGCCCAAGATTACCACCTCTTTCGATCTTGAGTCAAGAGATGTACTCGGCCAATCTTGGGCAAATTTTTTTCACGCAAATGATATTGCTGGTCTGAAAGCTGACTGTCCATACTTTCGGGCAGCAATGAAGATCACTCAAAAGCTTGGCCCAATTCCTCTCCCAACTGCCAAGGAGATTGATGGGATATATCTAGACAAGAACTATGATGAAGCTGTGGAGTGGCTGAAGATTTTCAAACAAGATTGGAAGAACTTTGGTGTTACCGTGATGTGTCACTCATGGACTGGGCCTACTGGCATGAGTGTTATCAACTTCATGGTGTATTGCaatgaaaaaatgtttttccataaATCCATTGATGCTTCTGGTCAAACTCAAAATTCTG AATTTATCTATAGACAGATTAAAAAGGTTGTTGTTGATGAGATAGGACATGAGAATGTGGTTCAAATTATAACCGACAATGGTTCAAATTATAAAAAAATTTGTAAAACTCTTGTAGAACAACCGGAGTACAACCATATTGTTTGGCAACCATGTGCTGCCCATACAATCAACCTCATGCTTAAAGATATTGCTAAGTTTCCGGAAGTTGATGTGATAGTTAAAAGTGCCAAGCAAATCTGTAGGTTTTTTCATAATCACAATAACCTGCATGATAGCATGAAAAAGAATGTTGGCGGTGAACTGATAAAACCCAATGCCACTCGGTTTGGTACGGTGTTCTTGTTCCTTGAGAGTTATCATGAAAAGAAGGATCAGTTTAGGAAATGGATGGTATCTGATGATTGGAAGAAAAGTATTTGGAGGAAGGATGCTGATTATGTGTTTTCCGAGGCATTACTATCTAGTAATATGTGGTGGGCTGCCTTGGAGTGGGTTCTTAATCTGTTAGAGCCACTTTATAAAGCCCTTAGGTACGCTGATACTCAAAAGCAATGCACCTTGTCTGGCTTCAAGAAGAGCATGATGACAGCTGTACAAACTTTGGAATCTCGTCTTGGTGGTGGGTCAGAAATGCTTCGTAGAGTCATGAGCAAGGTGTCCCATAGGATTGAGGCCATGGAAAAGGATACTCTAATGGTTGCAG CTGCTGTCCTTGATCCAAACACACATTATGTGGTCAATCTGAGCAATATTCCGGAATTCGCTTCTGCACTAACAGTTGCGATAGAGAAGATAGCTGACCCTGATAGTGCTGCTTTGGCCATTTATGAAATCAGCGCTTTTAGGGAACGTCGTGGAAGGTTTGGTCAACGGGTCGCACACATTTCAGCAGAAAAAATGTCACCAA CCGAGTGGTGGTTTCAGTTTGGAGGGGACGTTCCCAATCTGCAGAAGTATGCCTTGAGAATTGTTTCCCAATGTGTGTCGTCAAGTGGATGTGAAAGGAACTGGAGCGCTTGGGCCTTGGTCCACACGAAACAAAGGAATCGTCTATTATATGGCAAGCTGCACAAGTTTGTATCCGTTCGCCACAACTTGAAG ATACGTGCTGAAGAAGACAAGGACCGGGTGAGAGAGAATGATAAATATAAGGAGGTTGATCCATGTGCAATGATGATGAATACAACCATGTTTGATGAGGCTAATCCAATGATGGAGTGGTTGAATGAGGATGAGGAACATGTAATCTTGGATGGATCTGATGCTGCTAGCGCCGTGTTCGAGGAAATACGTCGCCTTAACTCAAGCAAGAAATCCTCTCATCTTGGAAGGAAGGGCAATGGAACGAAAAGGAAGAGAGTAttggaagaagatgaggatgactACATTGattgtgatgatgatgaagaagaagatgagtacatagacattgatgatgaggatgaatgCGGAGATGATAGCGCAAGTGAAGCTGATGGAGAAGATTCAACTACCCGAGTTGAAAAAGATCAACCAAGCCAAGATGGAAACGAGGTTGAGGAAAGAAATGATGGAGGTTTGCTGAACTGCCGTAGGTCTCGACGAGGAAAGCAAAGCACGAAGCTGAAGGACTTGACGAGCCTTTACAATTGA